The Seriola aureovittata isolate HTS-2021-v1 ecotype China chromosome 2, ASM2101889v1, whole genome shotgun sequence genome has a segment encoding these proteins:
- the pth4 gene encoding parathyroid hormone 4 → MQMSHRPVQWLAVMLLVIFAAGQCQQNESRRAVTEHQLMHDRGRNIQSLKRLIWLSSAIEGLHTAQTRSAAFNPTKVLNLDLNPALVTAAGSPQTARVQSLLRDFFNPYLTQLPDREP, encoded by the exons ATGCAGATGTCCCACAGACCTGTGCAGTGGCTCGCGGTCATGCTTCTAGTCATCTTTGCAGCAGGCCAGTGTCAACAGAACGAGAG CCGCCGAGCTGTGACTGAGCACCAGCTGATGCACGACCGCGGCCGAAACATCCAGAGTCTCAAGAGACTCATCTGGTTGTCCAGCGCCATCGAGGGTCTCCACACCGCCCAGACCCGCTCTGCTGCTTTCAATCCCACAAAGGTCCTGAACCTGGATTTGAACCCAGCGCTGGTCACTGCTGCTGGCAGCCCCCAGACCGCCCGGGTGCAGAGCCTCCTGAGAGACTTCTTTAACCCCTACCTGACTCAGCTGCCAGACAGAGAGCCCTAA